The following proteins are co-located in the Syngnathus scovelli strain Florida chromosome 5, RoL_Ssco_1.2, whole genome shotgun sequence genome:
- the haspin gene encoding serine-rich adhesin for platelets → MTTAKPIFMRTYGKSRRKLTPWISPKDHKQAFDSSLSSDDSLVELDKFTKTRKRKVSVAAALTRGKTRLIISESEDDLSFSVHCQKVQLESNPTSKAKKGASKAKKVRPMRGKLKENSTDDDIFSVPFPSCPQPVPRNRATRKLAPARAAVTFRRKEQRPISTESNEDLSPPAKRNKKPLQINTTSNLPHVSPGCFVTRRRRRPITTKVQASKVKVFNSLEDFTSGEESQVFLASKKKRVPLAILESSLENSTSDLDANALQNILPNDSAGDHSLRLRPRKPIFCSTPSVRLSSKRPRIAPVTNQSPNPTSLSVSRISANACQEDQDSPSQPCCSPPIVLHSNNKQQSRLDEPNEQACPPFHEGHSEELFTHPLSMNTTNREGKRKTDGASIHLLTADNCLVSMVEDLLSLTEVLKEECLTQRCSVRMTRLDSSTVRLFCSQTTDSSCLTDFSSAHRSPTPERHPICVDMLSSEQSYRSSLAATEDKTCELSTTGTEPESQTSDISISLALSQSFSAESDFKEASTSAHTESSNFDSFTCAQLTASSSGKMSPREQNGTFQGKNCKVVLERFGLEEIQRTISQRLSVERQHNTSEGESLLMALIQKCLTDQLTVRLQRLTLTQLKELQQSGTKCQSSTSGSDSTSSGSDMVLGSDRETIKKSSKVDQRASRPVGKKKKKKKKSPLTGRPGTTRKACVSGLSVSRWKNDSRLQAPRTFKRKSARRAVECTISDLISAEPADLQGLILNFSTPVRTCPLNMSSLLDDDTPRTQHWNRFKSSLSIHRKMLLTPQSCRKPVPRDISLLDLSDAEKVYAECGQPSPLPWKECFSALQMNQCVKIGEGTFGEVFSTSNSSGETIALKVIPLEGSEKVNGEDQKTFGEILHEIIISKELSSLKDKHHNQTSCFIGLNNLHCVRGCYPPEFLKAWDNFDRKKGSENDRPDLFQNDQLFIILEFEFGGVDLENSNGTLSSLVVAKSILHQVTAALAVAEQQLHFEHRDLHWGNVLVKTTKEKTGSFLFNGAPHSLETKGVFVRIIDYSLSRLEIDGLTVSCDISNDEELFMGQGDYQFDIYRHMREENGNDWNSYHPHSNVLWLHYLCSKLLSMRYRGTGGKSSKDALKELTHFKDTVLQFTSATEALQTSPMFK, encoded by the exons ATGACCACCGCGAAGCCAATTTTTATGCGGACTTACGGGAAGTCAAGGCGAAAACTGACGCCTTGGATTTCACCGAAGGATCACAAGCAGGCCTTTGATAGCTCCTTGTCTTCAGACGATTCCTTGGTTGAACTTGATAAATTCACAAAAACcag aaaaagaaaagtctcAGTCGCAGCAGCACTCACAAGAGGGAAGACGAGATTGATTATCAGCGAGAGCGAGGATGATCTGTCATTTTCTGTGCATTGTCAGAAAGTGCAACTTGAAAGCAATCCAACTTCCAA AGCAAAGAAAGGTGCTTCCAAGGCAAAGAAGGTCCGCCCAATGAGGGGGAAATTGAAAGAGAACAGCACTGATGACGATATTTTCAGCGTGCCCTTCCCCTCCTGCCCTCAACCTGTTCCACGGAATAGAGCAACCAG GAAACTAGCACCAGCCAGAGCAGCGGTCACATTTAGACGGAAGGAGCAGCGTCCGATTAGTACCGAGAGCAATGAAGATCTGTCTCCTCcagcaaaaagaaacaaaaaaccaCTTCAAATCAACACTACTTCCAA TCTTCCACatgtttctccaggctgttttgTGACTCGTCGTCGGCGTCGCCCCATCACCACTAAAGTCCAAGCCTCAAAGGTCAAGGTCTTCAACTCTTTGGAAGATTTCACCTCTGGAGAGGAAAGTCAAGTTTTCCTTGCTAGCAAGAAGAAAAGAGTCCCTCTGGCAATTCTAGAGTCAAGTTTGGAGAATTCCACCAGTGACTTGGATGCCAACGCCTTGCAAAACATTCTCCCTAATGATTCAGCAGGAGATCACAGCCTTAGGCTCCGCCCCAGGAAGCCCATATTTTGCTCCACGCCCTCAGTCAGACTGTCCAGCAAACGGCCCCGTATTGCTCCGGTGACAAATCAGTCCCCGAACCCCACGTCCTTGTCCGTCAGCCGCATAAGTGCAAACGCATGCCAAGAAGACCAGGATTCTCCAAGTCAGCCATGTTGTTCACCACCCATAGTGCTCCACTCCAACAATAAGCAGCAGTCAAGGCTCGATGAGCCGAATGAACAAGCATGCCCGCCTTTCCATGAAGGACATTCAGAGGAGCTTTTTACACACCCATTGAGTATGAACACAACAAATCGAGAGGGCAAGAGGAAAACCGATGGGGCAAGCATCCATTTGCTGACTGCAGACAATTGTTTGGTGTCCATGGTGGAAGACTTGCTCTCATTGACTGAAGTTTTGAAGGAGGAGTGTTTGACCCAGCGCTGCTCTGTGAGAATGACGAGACTAGACAGCTCAACTGTGAGGCTATTTTGCAGCCAGACCACCGACTCCTCCTGCCTTACCGATTTTAGCTCGGCTCACAGAAGTCCAACTCCTGAGCGGCATCCCATTTGCGTGGATATGTTATCATCAGAACAGTCATACCGGTCTAGTTTAGCTGCTACTGAAGATAAAACCTGTGAGCTGTCAACCACTGGGACTGAGCCAGAGTCCCAAACTTCAGATATTTCCATCAGCCTTGCACTGTCACAGTCGTTTTCTGCAGAAAGTGATTTTAAGGAGGCGTCAACATCAGCGCACACCGAGTCCAGTAACTTTGACTCTTTTACTTGTGCACAATTAACAGCCAGCTCCTCCGGGAAAATGTCACCAAGGGAACAGAATGGCACATTTCAAGGAAAAAATTGCAAAGTTGTGCTTGAAAGGTTTGGGTTGGAGGAAATTCAAAGAACAATCTCTCAAAGATTGTCTGTAGAAcgacaacacaacacttccgagGGAGAAAGCCTCTTGATGGCATTGATCCAAAAATGCCTAACTGACCAACTTACAGTCAGATTACAGAGACTGACTTTAACACAACTGAAGGAGCTGCAGCAAAGTGGCACCAAATGTCAATCATCCACAAGTGGTTCGGATTCGACCTCCTCTGGTTCAGACATGGTTTTGGGCTCGGACAGAGAAACCATTAAAAAATCCTCCAAAGTTGACCAACGTGCTTCCCGTCCAGTTggtaaaaagaagaagaagaagaaaaagagcccTTTAACAGgccggccgggcacaacccgaaagGCATGCGTCAGTGGTCTGAGCGTGAGTCGCTGGAAGAACGACAGCAGATTGCAAGCGCCGCGTACGTTCAAGAGGAAGAGTGCAAGGAGGGCTGTCGAATGCACCATCAGCGATCTCATCTCAGCTGAACCCGCCGACCTGCAG GGGCTTATACTGAATTTCTCCACCCCAGTGAGGACGTGCCCCCTCAACATGTCATCACTGCTGGACGATGACACGCCGCGCACGCAGCACTGGAATCGATTTAAATCGTCTCTCTCCATTCACCGCAAAA tgctgctcacaccacagaGTTGTAGAAAGCCAGTGCCAAGAGACATCAGTCTG CTAGATTTGTCAGATGCGGAGAAGGTGTACGCTGAGTGCGGCCAGCCGAGTCCGCTGCCCTGGAAGGAATGCTTTTCCGCTCTTCAGATGAACCAATGCGTCAAGATTGGGGAGGGTACATTTGGTGAGGTCTTCTCCACCAGCAACTCGTCAGGAGAAACAATTGCTCTTAAA GTCATTCCATTGGAGGGCAGTGAGAAGGTGAATGGGGAAGACCAGAAGACTTTTGGGGAGATCCTTCATGAGATTATTATCTCAAA GGAGCTGAGCAGCCTGAAAGACAAGCATCATAATCAGACCAGCTGCTTCATTGGACTTAATAA TCTCCACTGTGTCCGAGGCTGCTACCCGCCCGAATTCCTGAAGGCATGGGACAACTTTGATCGGAAAAAGGGCTCTGAGAATGACAGACCAG ATTTATTCCAAAATGACCAGTTGTTTATCATCCTGGAGTTTGAGTTTGGTGGTGTCGACCTCGAGAACAGCAATGGAACG TTGTCGTCGTTGGTGGTGGCAAAAAGTATTCTCCATCAAGTGACCGCCGCTCTGGCTGTGGCTGAGCAGCAGTTGCACTTTGAACACAG GGACCTTCACTGGGGCAACGTGCTGGTCAAAACGACAAAGGAGAAGACAGGAAGCTTCCTTTTCAATGGAGCACCACACTCTTTGGAAACAAAAGGCGTGTTTGTACGCATTATTGACTACTCTCTTTCCAGACTGGAAATCG ATGGTCTGACAGTGTCCTGTGACATCTCAAATGATGAGGAGCTCTTCATGGGTCAGGGAGATTACCAGTTTGACATCTATAGACAcatgagagaagaaaatgg TAACGACTGGAATAGCTACCACCCTCATTCCAACGTGTTGTGGCTCCACTACTTGTGCTCCAAGTTGCTCTCCATGAGGTACCGTGGAACAGGCGGGAAGAGCAGCAAAGACGCCCTGAAGGAGCTCACGCATTTTAAGGACACTGTCCTGCAGTTCACTTCTGCAACTGAAGCACTCCAAACATCCCCCATGTTTAAGTAA